A section of the Meles meles chromosome 8, mMelMel3.1 paternal haplotype, whole genome shotgun sequence genome encodes:
- the LOC123949515 gene encoding olfactory receptor 5G3-like yields the protein MEDKNQTEVTEFLFLGLTDHLQHQTVLFVMLLFVYVVTLGGNIGMIILIWTDPRLHTPMYFFLSHLSFVDICSSSSITPKMLCDIFVEKKDISFAGCAAQMWFSGFFVASECFLLASMAYDRYMAVCKLLLYTLIMSQKVCVQLVVGPYTMALISTMTHTVLTFRLPFCGPNSINHFFCDISPLLSLACADTWINKLVLFILAGAIVILSGLIIMVSYVCILVAILKIETADGRQKAFSTCSSHLIVVSIFYGTLFFIYVRPGSTSSLDINKVISLFYTVVIPMLNPLIYSLRNKEVKNAFRRKLERKHSLMVLVK from the coding sequence ATGGAAGATAAGAATCAGACAGAAGtgactgaatttcttttcttgggCCTCACAGATCACCTCCAGCATCAGACTGTCCTCTTTGTCATGCTTCTCTTTGTTTATGTTGTCACCCTGGGGGGTAACATAGGGATGATCATTCTCATATGGACTGATCCAAGACTCCACACTCCTATGTACTTTTTTCTCAGCCACTTGTCCTTTGTAGATATTTGTTCTTCGTCTTCCATTACCCCCAAGATGCTGTGTGACATCTTTGTGGAGAAAAAAGACATCTCTTTTGCGGGTTGTGCCGCACAGATGTGGTTCTCTGGTTTCTTTGTGGCAAGTGAATGTTTCCTCCTGGCTTCCATGGCATATGACCGGTACATGGCCGTCTGTAAGCTCTTGCTGTACACGCTAATCATGTCCCAGAAGGTCTGTGTGCAGCTGGTGGTAGGACCTTACACCATGGCTCTTATAAGCACAATGACCCATACAGTTCTCACTTTTCGCTTACCCTTCTGTGGTCCAAATAGCATCAATCACTTCTTCTGTGACATTTCTCCACTGCTGTCTCTAGCATgtgcagacacatggatcaataaATTAGTGCTGTTCATCTTGGCTGGAGCTATAGTCATACTCAGTGGCCTGATCATCATGGTCTCCTATGTTTGCATCCTGGTAGCCATCTTGAAGATCGAGACTGCTGATGGGAGGCAGAAAGCTTTCTCCACTTGCTCTTCTCACCTGATTGTTGTCTCCATCTTCTATGGGACTCTTTTCTTTATCTATGTTCGGCCTGGCTCAACTTCCTCCCTGGATATCAATAAAGTGATTTCTCTGTTTTATACTGTGGTAATTCCCATGTTGAACCCCCTCATTTATAGTCTGAGGAACAAGGAGGTGAAAAATGCATTCAGGAGGAAGTTGGAAAGGAAGCATTCTCTAATGGTCTTGGTAAAATAG